AAAGACGTGCGCTCGAGGGGGTTCGTCCCGGTGTATCGTGACGCCGAGTCCCTTGACGAAGGAGCTAAGGGGGCGACGCCGACACTGTGCACCCAATGGAGACGACCCACCGCGTCGTCGTCGGCGACGCCCGCGAACTCTCGCAGGTAGCCGACGAATCCGTCGAACTCGTCGTCACGTCCCCGCCGTACCCGATGATCGAGATGTGGGACGAGCTCTTCGCGGAGCTCGACCCCGCTATCGGCGACGCGCTCGAGTCCGGCGACGGTCGCACGGCCTTCGAAGCGATGCACGCCCAGCTCGAGCGCGTCTGGGACGAACTCGAGCGCGTCCTCGTCGACGGCGGGATCGCCTGCATCAACGTGGGTGACGCGACCCGGTCGGTCGACGGGAGTTTTCGCGTCTACCCCAACCACGCCCGCGTGCTCGAGGCCTTCGAGTCCCGCGGTTTCGACCCCCTCCCCGACGTGCTCTGGCGGAAGCCGGCCAACAGCGCGGCCAAGTTCATGGGCAGCGGGATGATTCCGCCGAACGCCTACGTCACGCTCGAGCACGAGTACGTGCTGGTCTTCCGGAAGGGGGGCGACAGCCGGTCGTTCGAGCCGGGCGCCGACCGGCGGTACGAGGCCGCCTACTTCTGGGAAGAACGCAACCGCTGGTTCTCCGACGTCTGGACCGAGGTTCGCGGGGAGTTACAGGCGCTCGACGGCGGTCACGGGGAGCTGCGGGAGCGGTCGGCCGCCTACCCCCTCGAGATCCCCTACCGGCTGTGCTGTATGTACTCGGCGTACGGAGACACCGTCCTCGACCCCTTCTGGGGGACCGGAACGACCTCGGTGGCGGCGATGTGCGCCGGCCGGAACTCGATCGGCTACGAACTCGAGCCGGCGTTCCGGAAGGTCTTCGCGGACCGAATCGCGGACGTTCCCGCTCTCTCGCGCTCGGTCGGCCGCACGCGCCTCGAGCGCCACCGCGAGTTCGTCGCCGACCGACAGGAGGCGGGGAAGGAACTCTCGTACGACGCCGTCCACTACGAGACGCCCGTCGTGACGAAGATGGAACGCGAGATCCGGTTTCGAGAGGTCGCGGGCGTCGAGCCGATCGCAGACGAGAACGGCTACCGTGCCGAACACGAACCGCTGTCGGTCGAGTAGCTGCGCCCGATTCGTGGGGTGCTTTCACGTGGAAGGCGGACCGTCTTGCAACAGCGCGTCGAACGGTCGGTATGAGCCGGCACGTTCTCGTCGCGATAGACGACTCCGAAGCCTCGAGATCGGCGTTCGAGTACGCACTCGAGGAGTATCCAGAGTCGAGAATCACCGCGTTACACGTGTTCGACCCGACGCATCCCAACATCTACGCGGACGCCACGGGCGGGTCGGCCGAACAGTACGAGGAGTTCGAACTGGCCAACCGCGAGCACGGCGCGGAACTGCTCGAGGAGGCGACGGAGCTCGCCGCAGACCGCGGACGGGAGGTTCGGACGGCACTCGAGGACGGAACGCCGGCCGAGACGATCGTCGATTACGCCGCCGACCACGACATCGATCGCCTCGTCGTTGGCACCCGCGATCGAGCCGTTACGAGCCGCGCGTTGCTCGGGAGCGTCTCCAGAGCCGTCGCGAAGCGCGCGTCCGTCCCCGTGACGATCGTGTAGCGAAACGGGACCCGAAGCCACCAGCGTTTTTATCGCCGACGACTCGTACACGATCGATGGACACTTCCGTCGATCTGGACCGATTCGACTCGAGACGCTCGACAGCGTACGCAAATCGCGGCATGGTCGCGACGAGCCAGCCGCTCGCGGCGCAGGCCGGGGTATCAATCCTCGAAGCCGGCGGGAACGCCTTCGACGCGGCGGTCGCGACCGCGGCCGCGCTCAACGTCGTCGAGCCGACCTCGACCGGGATCGGCGGCGACGTCTTCGCGCTCTATCGGACCGCTGACGGCGAGGTTGGCGCGATGCGCTCCTGCGGCGGCGCCCCCGCGAACGCGACGATCGAGAACGTGAAGGGCGCGCTCGAGGAGGCCGACGACGTCTCGCAGTATTACCCCGAGTCGCGCGGCTACGCCGTCGACGGCGATGCGAGTGGCGACGCCCTCGAGATGCCCTTCCTCGGCCCCCACGCGGTGACCGTCCCCGGGACGGCCCGCGGCTGGGAGGCCACGGTCGAGGAACTCGGAGAACTCTCGCTTTCGGACGCGCTCGAGCCGGCGATCCACTACGCCACCGAGGGCTACCCAGTCTCGCCGGTAATCGCCCACTACTGGCAGGGTGCCGAGGACCTCTTCACCGACGAACACGCCCGCGAGGCGTACCTCTTCGACGGCGAGAGTCCGGAGATCGGCGAGACCGTGACGCTGCCGCGACTCGGTGAATCGATGCAGAAAATCGCCGACGAGGGCGCCGACGCCTTTTACGAGGGCGAGATCGCGGACGCGATCGTCGAGGAGATCCAGTCCGCGGGCGGCTTTCTGACCCGCGAAGACCTCGCCGACTTCGAACCCGAGTTCGTCGACCCCGTCAGCACGAGCTACAACGGGACCGAGGTGTACGAACTGCCGCCGAACAACCAGGGCCTGCTCGCCCTCGAGGCGCTGAACATCGCCGAGGAAATCGGCGCGGGCGAGCACGAGTACGACTCGCCGGAGCGGGTCCACGCCTTCACCGAGGCGATGAAACTCGCGTTCGTCGACGGCCACCACTACGTCACCGACCCCGAGTACGAGCAGATCCCGCCGCTGGCCTCGAAGGAGTACGCCCGCGAGCGCGCCGCGGCGATCGGCGACTCGCCGATCCAGGACCCCGAGGTCGGCGTTCCGACGAAGGCGGCCGAGGACGCCGACACCGTCCTCCTGACGGTCGGCGACGAGGAGGGGAACATCGTCTCCTACATCAACTCCCGGTTCGCCGGCTTCGGCAGCGGACTCGTCGCGGGCGACACCGGCATCGCGCTCCAGAACCGGGGCGCCTCGTTCTCGCTCGATCCCGACCATCCGAACAGTCTCGAGCCCGAGAAGCGGCCGTTCCACACGCTGGTCCCCGCCGTCGCGAAACTCGACGAGGACGACTGGCTGGCGTTCGGCGTCATGGGCGGCTACATGCAGCCCCAGGGCCACGTCCAGGTGCTCTCGAACATCGTCGACTACGGGATGGACCTGCAGGAAGCGCTCGACGCACCGCGCTGGCGCTACCGCGAGGACGGTAGCCTTGGCGTCGAGGAGCGACTGCCGAACGCGGCGAAGCTGGCGCGGAAGGGCCACGACGTGGGCGTCCTCCCGCCGGTGATGTTCGGCGGTGCACAGGCCGTCCGCCGACGGGGTGAGACGCTGTCCGGCGCGACCGAACCGCGAAAGGACGGCTCCGCAATCGGTTACTGAGCCGTTCCCCGGAACGATCTCGGATACCGCTGTCCCGGGTTACCGCCTGAACCGTCGCGAACTTTTTACGCACACCGTACGCAACGACGGTATGGGTTCCGAACTCGAGCCCCCCGAAACAACGCCGATTCGCGTTCTCGTCGTCGGGTCGTCGTCCTGGACCCGGAGCGCCACGACGGTGCTCGAGGAACACGACGGTACCGTCACGGTCGAGGACCGCGTTCACGGTCTCGGCGACGGGCGGCCCGAGTCAACGGATTGCGTGCTCACCGACGAACGAGCGGTCTGCTCGACGGTCGGGGACCGCTGTCCGGTCGTCTACGCTGTCGACGACGTAACGAACGCCGACGTCGACGAACTTCTCGCCGACGGTGTAGCCGACGTCATCGAGAAAACGGCGTGTGAAGACTCGACGCTACTCGAGCACCGACTCCAGCAGGCCGTCCGAAGTTCGTCGACGAAGCCGGCCCTCGAGCGGCGCGAATCGTGGTACCGATCGCTGATCGAGCGCTCGTCGGATTTACTGGTCGTCTTCGAGGAGTCGGGTCGGATGACGTACGTTAGCCCCTCAGCCGAGCGCGTCGCGGGACTCGAAGCGAACGAGTTGCTCGGGGAGCGCGTTCTCGACAGGATTCACCCCGACGACAGGGACGGCGTCGTCGAAACGTTCGAGGCCGTCTGTACCGATTCGTCGGGTGCGAGCAGAACCGTCACCTACCGCTATCCCAGCGGTGACGAATCCTGGAGGGTTCACGACGTCGTTCTCACCAACTTCCTGGAAGACCCCATCGTCGGCGGCGTCATCGGTTCGATTCGAGACGTTACGAAGTATCACAGTCTCGAGCGCGAACTGAGCGAGTCGCTCGAGCGGGTGACCGACGCGTTCTACGCGCTCGATCCGGAGTGGCGATTCACGTACGTCAACAACCGAGCCGAGACGCTCCTCGGCTACTCGCGTGAGGAACTGCTCGGAAAGGACGTTCGGGAGATGTTTCCCCACGGGTTCCGATCGAATCTGTTCGATCGGTTCGGCCGGGCGATAGAACAGCAGGAATCCGTCTCGTGGGAGCGGTACTCGAAGTCGCTCGACATCTGGATGGAGATCCACGCGTACCCGTCCGAGACCGGCCTGTCGGTGTACTTCCGCGACATCACCGAGCGGGTCGAGCGAAAGCAGGAACTGACCGAGCGAACGGAACGGCTGCAGGTGCTGGTCGAAAACGCGCCCGTCATTCACTACGTCATCGACGACGAGGGAACGATCACGCTCTCGGACGGACGCGGACTCGAGAACATCGGCTTCGAGCCGAGCGAGGTCGTCGGCGAGCCGTTCTTCGAACGCTTCGAGGAGTACCCCGAAATCTGCGCCGACGCGAGGGCGGCTCTCGAAGGGACCCCCGTCCACAGTCAGCGACGGGTTCTCGACCGGGTGTTCGAGTCGTGGTACCAGCCGGTCACGGACGACGGCGAGGTCGACCGAGTAATCGGCATCGCCGTCGACATCACCGAACGCGTCCAGTATCAGGACGCGCTAAACGCCCTCCACGAGGCGACAACCCACCTGCTCACCGTCGACTCGAAGCGGGAAGCCGCCGAGTACATCATCGACATGGCCGACGACGTCCTCGACCTCGACGGCATCGTCTTCCGGTTCGACAAGCGACACAACGAGCTGATTCCGTTCGCGTACTCGTCCGCCCTCGAGTCGGAGATCGGCCCTCCCCCGCGACTCGGCCCGAATGGCAGCGTGGCGTGGGAGACGTTCGTCGCGGGATCACTGTCCGTCTTCGACGATGTCGGTGAGTTCGAACCGTGTCAGATCGAGGGGGTGGCCGTCCGAAGCGGACTCTGCGTCCCGCTCGGCGAATACGGCGTACTGGTGGCGCTCTCGACGGCCGAGCGACAGTACGACGACGACATCCTCGAGCTGGCGGAGCTGTTCGCCGCGACGGCGGAAGCGGCGCTGGACCGAATCGGTCAGACCCGGCGGCTCCACGATCGCGAGCAGGAACTGAAACGACAGAACCACCACCTCGAGCGGCTGAACCGCGCGAACGAGATCAGACAGCGGATCGAGGAGCACCTGTTGCTGTCCGATTCACGAACGGCGATCGAACAGGGTATCTGTGATCGACTCGCCGATACCGATGCGTGCTCGTTCGCCTGGATCGGCGAACCGGATCCGAGCGGGAGCCAGATCCAACCGCGAGTACACGCCGGTCTCGAGCGCGGCTATCTCGACGCGGTCACCGCGACCACCGTCGACGACTCCGCCGCCGAGCCGACCGGTCGAGCGGTTCGCTCCCGGCGACCGATCCACGTCGAGAACGTCGCCACCAGCGTTCACGACGGCGCGTGGCGGACCGACGCGCTCTCCAGGAGTTTCCAGTCGGTGTACACCGTACCGCTCGTCTACGATGGCTATCTCTACGGCGTGCTTTCGATCTACGGCGACGACCGGAACGCCTTCTGTGAGGCGTTCCGGTCGATGCTCGCCGACCTCGGTGAAACCATCGCGTACACGATCGACGCGGTCAAGCGAAAGAACGCGCTCCTCGACGCGGGCGTCACCGAGGTCGAACTCGAACTCACGACCGACTCCACGCTGTGCCGATTCGCCGACCATCTCGAGGGTCGTATCT
This DNA window, taken from Natronococcus sp. CG52, encodes the following:
- a CDS encoding DNA-methyltransferase, whose protein sequence is METTHRVVVGDARELSQVADESVELVVTSPPYPMIEMWDELFAELDPAIGDALESGDGRTAFEAMHAQLERVWDELERVLVDGGIACINVGDATRSVDGSFRVYPNHARVLEAFESRGFDPLPDVLWRKPANSAAKFMGSGMIPPNAYVTLEHEYVLVFRKGGDSRSFEPGADRRYEAAYFWEERNRWFSDVWTEVRGELQALDGGHGELRERSAAYPLEIPYRLCCMYSAYGDTVLDPFWGTGTTSVAAMCAGRNSIGYELEPAFRKVFADRIADVPALSRSVGRTRLERHREFVADRQEAGKELSYDAVHYETPVVTKMEREIRFREVAGVEPIADENGYRAEHEPLSVE
- a CDS encoding universal stress protein gives rise to the protein MSRHVLVAIDDSEASRSAFEYALEEYPESRITALHVFDPTHPNIYADATGGSAEQYEEFELANREHGAELLEEATELAADRGREVRTALEDGTPAETIVDYAADHDIDRLVVGTRDRAVTSRALLGSVSRAVAKRASVPVTIV
- the ggt gene encoding gamma-glutamyltransferase, translated to MDTSVDLDRFDSRRSTAYANRGMVATSQPLAAQAGVSILEAGGNAFDAAVATAAALNVVEPTSTGIGGDVFALYRTADGEVGAMRSCGGAPANATIENVKGALEEADDVSQYYPESRGYAVDGDASGDALEMPFLGPHAVTVPGTARGWEATVEELGELSLSDALEPAIHYATEGYPVSPVIAHYWQGAEDLFTDEHAREAYLFDGESPEIGETVTLPRLGESMQKIADEGADAFYEGEIADAIVEEIQSAGGFLTREDLADFEPEFVDPVSTSYNGTEVYELPPNNQGLLALEALNIAEEIGAGEHEYDSPERVHAFTEAMKLAFVDGHHYVTDPEYEQIPPLASKEYARERAAAIGDSPIQDPEVGVPTKAAEDADTVLLTVGDEEGNIVSYINSRFAGFGSGLVAGDTGIALQNRGASFSLDPDHPNSLEPEKRPFHTLVPAVAKLDEDDWLAFGVMGGYMQPQGHVQVLSNIVDYGMDLQEALDAPRWRYREDGSLGVEERLPNAAKLARKGHDVGVLPPVMFGGAQAVRRRGETLSGATEPRKDGSAIGY
- a CDS encoding PAS domain S-box protein; its protein translation is MGSELEPPETTPIRVLVVGSSSWTRSATTVLEEHDGTVTVEDRVHGLGDGRPESTDCVLTDERAVCSTVGDRCPVVYAVDDVTNADVDELLADGVADVIEKTACEDSTLLEHRLQQAVRSSSTKPALERRESWYRSLIERSSDLLVVFEESGRMTYVSPSAERVAGLEANELLGERVLDRIHPDDRDGVVETFEAVCTDSSGASRTVTYRYPSGDESWRVHDVVLTNFLEDPIVGGVIGSIRDVTKYHSLERELSESLERVTDAFYALDPEWRFTYVNNRAETLLGYSREELLGKDVREMFPHGFRSNLFDRFGRAIEQQESVSWERYSKSLDIWMEIHAYPSETGLSVYFRDITERVERKQELTERTERLQVLVENAPVIHYVIDDEGTITLSDGRGLENIGFEPSEVVGEPFFERFEEYPEICADARAALEGTPVHSQRRVLDRVFESWYQPVTDDGEVDRVIGIAVDITERVQYQDALNALHEATTHLLTVDSKREAAEYIIDMADDVLDLDGIVFRFDKRHNELIPFAYSSALESEIGPPPRLGPNGSVAWETFVAGSLSVFDDVGEFEPCQIEGVAVRSGLCVPLGEYGVLVALSTAERQYDDDILELAELFAATAEAALDRIGQTRRLHDREQELKRQNHHLERLNRANEIRQRIEEHLLLSDSRTAIEQGICDRLADTDACSFAWIGEPDPSGSQIQPRVHAGLERGYLDAVTATTVDDSAAEPTGRAVRSRRPIHVENVATSVHDGAWRTDALSRSFQSVYTVPLVYDGYLYGVLSIYGDDRNAFCEAFRSMLADLGETIAYTIDAVKRKNALLDAGVTEVELELTTDSTLCRFADHLEGRISFEGATLQADGSALVFVAVEPPIADSGIDASLEGIDDVVVIAETESQTLVQFRLTGPFLGKIVNDHGGTLREFVSEEGLNRAIIHVPDGVEIREVLSDINRRGLSVSMVARRERASSGVSALDAPARNAMLERLTTRQQEVVRTAYHGGFFEWPRQTTGEEIAGSLNISPPAFHKHVRAVEQKVFRALFEGMTTDG